A stretch of Caenibius tardaugens NBRC 16725 DNA encodes these proteins:
- a CDS encoding acyl-CoA dehydrogenase family protein, with translation MKLGFSQAEEQFRAECAAWLQSQLNGDFADIKGLPGMNSMIERRKDWEQRLAENRWSVIGWPEEWGGRNATIAQQVIFAEEYARAGGPNRANHIGVELAGPTILAFGTEEQKAKFLPGIANGTQIWCQGYSEPNAGSDLANVRTKARLEGDEWVVNGQKVWTSLAHYSDWIFVVARSEEGSKGPKGLTFLMMDMHQPGVEVRPIEQINGDAEFNETFFEDARCPADSLIGTPGDGWRVAMGLLAFERGVSTLGQQMGFRNELDAIIAAAKTNGLDKDAVIRQRIAKAEIGLRLMRYGALRMLSHADSAQIDGAALTYKIQWATWRRDLGELAMDVLGQAGEIAEGDAYEWSALPNMFLFGRSDTIYGGTNQIQRNIIAERGLGLPREPRGDK, from the coding sequence ATGAAGCTCGGCTTTTCGCAGGCGGAAGAACAATTTCGCGCCGAATGCGCTGCCTGGTTGCAAAGCCAGCTAAACGGCGATTTTGCTGACATCAAGGGCCTGCCCGGGATGAACAGCATGATCGAACGCCGCAAGGACTGGGAACAGCGTCTGGCGGAAAACCGCTGGTCGGTGATCGGCTGGCCGGAAGAATGGGGTGGCCGTAACGCCACGATCGCGCAGCAGGTAATCTTCGCGGAAGAATATGCCCGCGCGGGTGGCCCGAACCGCGCCAACCACATCGGTGTGGAATTGGCTGGCCCGACGATCCTCGCTTTCGGCACGGAAGAGCAGAAGGCAAAGTTCCTGCCCGGTATCGCCAATGGCACGCAGATCTGGTGTCAGGGCTATTCCGAACCCAATGCTGGCTCGGACCTTGCCAATGTGCGGACCAAGGCCCGTCTCGAAGGCGATGAATGGGTGGTCAATGGCCAGAAGGTCTGGACCAGCCTGGCCCACTATTCGGACTGGATCTTCGTCGTTGCCCGCAGCGAGGAAGGCTCGAAGGGGCCGAAGGGCCTGACTTTCCTGATGATGGATATGCATCAGCCCGGGGTCGAGGTGCGCCCGATCGAACAGATCAATGGCGACGCCGAATTCAACGAGACCTTCTTCGAAGATGCGCGCTGCCCGGCAGACAGCCTGATCGGTACCCCCGGTGATGGCTGGCGCGTGGCGATGGGCCTTCTGGCCTTCGAACGCGGCGTGTCGACGCTGGGGCAGCAGATGGGCTTCCGCAACGAACTGGACGCGATCATTGCCGCCGCCAAGACCAATGGTCTCGACAAGGATGCCGTGATCCGTCAACGCATTGCCAAGGCTGAGATCGGCCTGCGCCTGATGCGGTATGGCGCACTGCGGATGCTATCGCATGCGGATTCCGCCCAGATTGATGGCGCGGCACTGACGTACAAGATCCAGTGGGCCACATGGCGCCGTGATCTTGGCGAACTGGCCATGGATGTTCTCGGTCAGGCCGGTGAAATCGCGGAAGGCGACGCTTACGAGTGGAGCGCGCTGCCCAACATGTTCCTGTTTGGCCGTTCGGACACGATCTACGGCGGTACCAACCAGATTCAACGCAACATTATCGCAGAGCGCGGGCTGGGCCTGCCTCGCGAACCAAGAGGTGACAAATGA
- a CDS encoding nuclear transport factor 2 family protein: MGAATKIRNLLYRYAELMDAGDLENVAALFAKAKIKTGGGVLEGAAPMLALWQANVRIYPCGTPRTKHVITNAIVDVDKKAGTATCRSYYTVFQATPDLPLQAVCAGRYHDVFVREKGEWRFSERDYSMLDLAGDLSQHLLIPVSA; the protein is encoded by the coding sequence ATGGGCGCAGCAACAAAGATCAGAAACCTGCTCTATCGCTATGCGGAATTGATGGACGCAGGCGATCTTGAAAATGTCGCGGCACTGTTTGCCAAGGCGAAGATCAAGACCGGCGGCGGGGTTCTGGAAGGGGCGGCGCCGATGCTCGCCCTGTGGCAGGCCAATGTGCGGATTTATCCGTGCGGCACGCCCCGGACCAAACATGTCATCACCAATGCCATCGTTGATGTTGACAAGAAGGCCGGGACGGCGACATGCCGTTCTTACTACACAGTATTTCAAGCCACGCCGGATCTGCCGCTGCAGGCGGTCTGTGCGGGGCGCTATCATGACGTCTTCGTCCGTGAAAAAGGCGAATGGCGTTTTTCCGAGCGGGATTATTCCATGCTCGATCTGGCAGGGGATCTCAGCCAGCATCTGCTGATCCCGGTCTCTGCCTGA
- a CDS encoding acetyl-CoA C-acetyltransferase has translation MPEAYIVDAVRSPIGRKKGSLAQLHPADLAAHPISALVERTGIDPNLVDDVVWGCCDTLGGQAGDIGRTAWLVAGMPEHVPGVTIDRQCGSSQQALHFAAQGVMSGTQDLVVAGGSQAMNRIPISSAMMVGPQFGFNDGPFIGAKGWDARYGTEEINQIKSAEMIAQKWEISREAMEEFALASHQRAQAATDNGWFASEIAALEGLDRDETIRPTTTLEGLAGLNPVNEGGVITAGVASQNCDGSAALLVASEQAVKDHGLKPRARIHHLSVRADNPIWMLTGPIPATQHALKKAGMSINDIDLFECNEAFASVPLAWMKELGIPHDKVNIYGGGIALGHPIGATGARLMTTLLNALERTGGRYGLQTMCEGGGQANVTIVERL, from the coding sequence ATGCCTGAAGCTTATATTGTCGACGCCGTCCGTTCGCCGATTGGCCGCAAGAAGGGCTCGCTTGCCCAGTTGCATCCGGCTGATCTCGCCGCGCATCCGATCAGCGCGCTGGTCGAGCGTACCGGCATCGATCCCAACCTCGTTGACGATGTGGTCTGGGGCTGCTGCGACACCCTTGGCGGTCAGGCCGGTGACATCGGTCGCACTGCGTGGCTGGTGGCGGGGATGCCTGAACACGTTCCGGGCGTGACGATCGACCGTCAGTGCGGTTCTTCGCAGCAGGCGCTGCATTTCGCCGCACAGGGCGTGATGAGCGGGACGCAGGATCTGGTTGTCGCTGGCGGCAGCCAGGCGATGAACCGTATCCCGATTTCCTCGGCCATGATGGTCGGTCCGCAGTTCGGGTTTAACGATGGTCCGTTCATCGGCGCCAAGGGCTGGGATGCCCGTTATGGCACTGAAGAAATCAACCAGATCAAATCCGCCGAAATGATTGCCCAGAAGTGGGAAATCAGCCGTGAAGCGATGGAAGAGTTCGCTCTCGCTTCGCATCAGCGCGCGCAGGCCGCCACCGATAATGGCTGGTTCGCAAGCGAAATCGCCGCGCTCGAAGGGCTGGACCGCGACGAAACCATTCGCCCGACGACCACGCTGGAAGGCCTTGCCGGTCTTAACCCGGTCAACGAAGGCGGCGTGATCACCGCCGGTGTTGCCAGCCAGAACTGCGACGGTTCTGCCGCACTGCTCGTGGCCAGCGAACAGGCTGTGAAGGACCACGGGCTCAAGCCGCGTGCCCGTATCCATCACCTGTCGGTCCGTGCTGATAACCCGATCTGGATGCTGACTGGCCCGATCCCGGCGACCCAGCATGCGCTCAAGAAAGCGGGTATGTCGATCAATGACATCGACCTGTTCGAATGCAACGAAGCTTTCGCATCGGTGCCGCTGGCATGGATGAAGGAACTGGGCATTCCGCACGATAAGGTAAACATCTACGGCGGCGGCATCGCGCTGGGTCATCCGATCGGTGCAACCGGCGCCCGTCTGATGACCACGCTGCTGAACGCGCTGGAACGCACGGGCGGCCGTTATGGCCTGCAGACGATGTGCGAAGGCGGCGGTCAGGCCAACGTCACGATCGTCGAACGCCTCTGA
- a CDS encoding acetyl-CoA C-acyltransferase, translated as MREAAIVSTARTAVGKAYRGAFNDTEAPLMAAHVVNAAIERAGIDPARIDDVYMGCANQWNTQSYNLGRLAVHGSVLPDSTAGFTMDRKCSSGLNAIAFAARGIVANEIDVALACGTENVSLTINKHAPQWRNRSEFVKAHDPYAYMVMIETAEVVAERYNVSREAQDRFAAQSQQRAAAAQAAGLFNDEIVPINVTKALFDKEGNETGKEDITLTQDEGIRAGTTYEKLSELKPVFKNGQVIQEGKFVTAGNASQLSDGASAQVIMDLATAQKENLPVLGVYRGFQVAGCGADEMGIGPVFAIPKLLERNGLKIDDIGLWEINEAFASQAVYCQQKLGIDPDKLNVNGGGIAIGHPFGMTGSRLVGHALIEGKRRGVKYVVVSMCVAGGMGAAGLFEVA; from the coding sequence ATGCGCGAAGCAGCTATCGTCTCCACCGCCCGGACCGCCGTCGGCAAGGCCTATCGCGGTGCATTCAACGACACCGAAGCGCCGCTGATGGCGGCACATGTCGTCAACGCGGCCATTGAACGTGCGGGCATCGACCCGGCACGCATCGACGATGTCTATATGGGCTGCGCCAACCAGTGGAACACGCAGAGCTACAACCTCGGCCGTCTGGCGGTGCACGGTTCGGTTCTGCCAGATTCGACCGCAGGTTTCACGATGGACCGCAAGTGTTCGTCGGGTCTCAATGCCATTGCTTTCGCGGCACGTGGCATCGTGGCCAATGAAATCGACGTGGCGCTGGCCTGCGGCACGGAAAACGTCTCGCTCACGATCAACAAGCATGCGCCGCAGTGGCGCAACCGCTCGGAATTCGTGAAGGCGCACGATCCCTATGCCTACATGGTCATGATCGAAACCGCTGAAGTGGTGGCAGAACGCTACAACGTCAGCCGTGAGGCGCAGGATCGTTTCGCGGCACAGAGCCAGCAGCGCGCGGCGGCTGCGCAGGCTGCGGGTCTGTTCAACGATGAAATCGTTCCGATCAACGTGACGAAGGCGCTGTTCGACAAGGAAGGCAACGAAACCGGCAAGGAAGACATCACGCTGACGCAGGATGAAGGTATCCGCGCTGGCACGACGTACGAAAAGCTGTCGGAACTGAAGCCCGTCTTCAAGAACGGTCAGGTCATTCAGGAAGGCAAGTTCGTTACCGCCGGTAACGCCAGCCAGCTGTCCGACGGTGCCTCGGCACAGGTCATCATGGACCTCGCCACCGCGCAGAAGGAAAATCTGCCGGTTCTCGGTGTCTATCGCGGTTTCCAGGTGGCTGGTTGCGGTGCGGACGAAATGGGCATTGGCCCGGTCTTCGCTATTCCGAAGCTGCTTGAACGCAATGGCCTGAAGATCGACGATATCGGTCTGTGGGAAATCAACGAAGCGTTCGCTTCGCAGGCCGTGTACTGTCAGCAGAAGCTCGGCATCGATCCGGACAAGCTGAACGTGAATGGCGGCGGTATTGCCATCGGCCACCCGTTCGGCATGACCGGCAGCCGTCTGGTCGGCCATGCGCTGATCGAAGGCAAGCGCCGCGGCGTGAAGTACGTCGTCGTGTCGATGTGCGTTGCTGGCGGCATGGGCGCTGCAGGGCTGTTCGAAGTCGCCTGA
- a CDS encoding SDR family oxidoreductase: protein MGICEGRVAIVTGAGNGLGKAYALGLAAEGCKIVVNDLGVGTHGEEGLTKGAAEQVVDEIRAMGGEAVANTDDVADWDAGKRMVEAALDNFGALHAVVNNAGFVRDRMFFTCSPEEWDAVIRVHLRGHFCTSRHAAEYWRAQSKAGNPVDGRIINTTSGAGLQGSVGQSAYSTAKGGIASLTLVQAVELARLGITANALAPNARTRMTDTGAFDMDVADGAFDEFAPENMAPLVAYLVSERSKGVTGQVFELKGGNIFLSQGWTDSPSYNKGARFEAAELDPIVRRLLEEREPAKPVYGAG from the coding sequence GTGGGTATTTGCGAAGGACGCGTAGCAATCGTGACCGGGGCCGGAAACGGTCTGGGTAAGGCTTATGCGCTGGGTTTGGCAGCAGAAGGCTGCAAGATTGTGGTCAACGATCTCGGGGTCGGCACCCATGGCGAGGAAGGCCTGACCAAGGGCGCCGCCGAACAGGTGGTTGATGAAATTCGCGCCATGGGCGGCGAAGCTGTCGCCAACACGGATGACGTGGCCGACTGGGATGCGGGCAAGCGCATGGTCGAAGCGGCGCTCGACAATTTCGGTGCGCTGCATGCGGTGGTCAACAATGCGGGGTTCGTGCGCGATCGCATGTTCTTTACCTGCAGCCCTGAAGAATGGGATGCGGTGATCCGCGTGCACCTGCGCGGCCATTTTTGCACCAGCCGCCATGCGGCGGAATATTGGCGCGCCCAATCCAAGGCCGGCAATCCGGTCGACGGCCGTATCATCAACACCACCAGCGGTGCGGGCCTGCAGGGTTCTGTCGGTCAGTCGGCCTATTCCACGGCGAAGGGTGGCATCGCGTCGTTGACGCTGGTTCAAGCCGTTGAACTGGCCCGTCTGGGTATTACCGCCAATGCGCTGGCCCCCAATGCCCGCACGCGCATGACCGATACCGGCGCGTTCGACATGGACGTCGCGGACGGTGCATTTGACGAATTCGCTCCTGAAAACATGGCGCCGCTGGTGGCCTATCTCGTTTCCGAACGGTCGAAGGGTGTGACTGGCCAGGTGTTCGAGCTGAAAGGCGGCAATATCTTCCTGTCGCAAGGCTGGACTGACAGCCCGTCGTACAACAAGGGTGCCCGTTTCGAGGCGGCTGAACTGGATCCGATCGTCCGTCGCCTGCTTGAGGAACGGGAACCTGCCAAGCCCGTTTACGGAGCCGGCTGA
- a CDS encoding MaoC family dehydratase — protein sequence MAVIFNNPRDLLGKEGTTLEPSAWLTVEQDRIDAFADCTGDHQWIHVDPVKAKDGPFGATIAHGYLTLSLVNMFMPQMIDVRGFTAGVNVGMDKTRFLNPVVVGSRVRGTGEIVSVEEVKGGAIQAVIRVTVEIEGKDRPACVVDTINRYFPE from the coding sequence ATGGCAGTGATTTTCAACAACCCGCGCGATCTGCTCGGCAAGGAAGGCACCACGCTGGAACCCAGCGCGTGGCTGACGGTCGAACAGGACCGCATCGATGCCTTTGCCGATTGCACCGGCGATCATCAGTGGATCCATGTCGATCCGGTGAAGGCCAAGGACGGGCCGTTTGGCGCGACCATCGCCCACGGTTATCTGACGCTCAGCCTCGTCAACATGTTCATGCCGCAGATGATCGATGTGCGCGGTTTTACTGCGGGCGTGAACGTCGGCATGGACAAGACCCGCTTCCTCAATCCGGTGGTTGTCGGTTCGCGCGTGCGCGGCACTGGCGAAATCGTGTCGGTCGAAGAAGTGAAGGGCGGCGCGATCCAGGCCGTCATTCGCGTGACGGTGGAAATCGAAGGCAAGGATCGTCCGGCCTGTGTGGTCGACACGATCAACCGCTATTTCCCCGAGTAG
- a CDS encoding AMP-binding protein has protein sequence MAETLPQTIPHAAALAARRWGDAPALVENGEAWSFNQLWGQCRAAASALLLRGVREGDRVAIWAPNSREWVVAAIGLMICGATLIPLNTRFKGHEAGDILRRTRSRLLFTVDSFLGHDYRALLAGEDLPDLAEIVLLDTGFADFVATGHGADDPAVDAAFDALHPDIVSDMIFTSGTTGLPKGVMMTYGRVIPQIAMWIANTGLARGERYLIVNPFFHSFGFKVGWVACLITGAVMYPMAQFDVGQVIRHIEKDRITFFPGPPTIFQTLLAEREKHPFDSSSLRGGTSGSTSVPAVLIDRIRNELGMKDLTTAYGMSEYTVITSCVPGDPAEIIANTVGCALPGNEVIIAGPEGQELPRGQSGEIRVRGPAMMVGYLDDPVATAEAIDADGWLHTGDVGSMDEAGYIRITGRLKDMYISGGFNVYPAEVESLLSRHPALSMVAVIGVADERLGEVGKAFVVLRPDTEVNEQDIIGWSRDNMANYKVPRSVVFVDDLPRNAAGKVLKHELQG, from the coding sequence ATGGCCGAAACGTTGCCGCAGACCATTCCGCATGCGGCAGCGCTCGCTGCCCGGCGCTGGGGCGATGCCCCGGCGCTGGTTGAAAACGGTGAAGCGTGGAGCTTCAACCAGCTTTGGGGCCAATGCCGTGCTGCGGCATCGGCCCTTTTGCTACGCGGCGTCCGGGAAGGGGACCGCGTGGCGATCTGGGCACCCAACAGCCGTGAATGGGTGGTGGCCGCGATTGGCCTGATGATTTGCGGGGCAACGCTGATCCCGCTCAACACGCGCTTCAAGGGGCACGAGGCAGGCGATATCCTGCGCCGCACCCGTTCCCGCCTGCTGTTTACGGTCGACAGCTTTCTGGGGCACGATTACCGCGCGCTCCTCGCAGGGGAAGACCTGCCCGACCTCGCGGAAATCGTGTTGCTCGACACCGGCTTTGCCGATTTCGTTGCCACGGGGCATGGCGCGGATGATCCGGCGGTCGACGCGGCGTTTGATGCGCTGCATCCCGATATCGTATCCGACATGATATTTACCTCGGGCACCACCGGGCTTCCCAAGGGGGTGATGATGACCTATGGCCGGGTCATCCCCCAGATCGCGATGTGGATCGCCAATACCGGCCTCGCACGTGGCGAACGCTATCTCATCGTTAATCCGTTCTTTCACAGTTTCGGGTTCAAGGTGGGCTGGGTGGCCTGCCTGATCACCGGAGCGGTGATGTACCCGATGGCGCAGTTCGATGTGGGGCAGGTGATCCGCCATATCGAAAAGGACAGGATCACCTTCTTCCCCGGTCCGCCGACGATTTTTCAGACCTTGCTGGCCGAACGGGAAAAGCACCCGTTTGACAGTTCTTCCCTGCGTGGCGGGACCAGCGGGTCCACGTCCGTGCCCGCCGTCCTGATCGATCGCATCCGCAACGAACTGGGGATGAAAGATCTCACCACGGCATACGGGATGAGCGAATATACCGTCATCACCAGCTGTGTGCCGGGCGATCCGGCGGAGATTATCGCGAACACCGTGGGGTGCGCGCTGCCGGGTAATGAGGTGATTATCGCTGGGCCTGAGGGGCAGGAATTGCCACGCGGGCAAAGCGGTGAAATTCGCGTGCGCGGCCCGGCTATGATGGTCGGTTATCTGGATGATCCCGTGGCCACGGCCGAGGCGATCGATGCCGACGGCTGGCTGCATACCGGCGATGTGGGATCGATGGACGAGGCGGGCTATATCCGCATCACCGGCCGGTTGAAGGACATGTATATTTCCGGCGGGTTTAACGTCTACCCGGCCGAAGTCGAAAGCCTGCTTTCGCGCCATCCGGCGTTGTCGATGGTGGCGGTGATCGGGGTGGCGGACGAACGGCTGGGGGAAGTGGGCAAGGCGTTTGTCGTGCTGCGTCCCGATACCGAGGTGAACGAACAGGATATTATCGGCTGGTCACGCGACAACATGGCCAATTACAAAGTGCCGCGCAGCGTGGTGTTCGTCGACGATCTGCCGCGCAATGCCGCAGGCAAGGTGCTGAAACACGAATTGCAGGGCTAG
- a CDS encoding acyl-CoA dehydrogenase family protein: protein MEFAFTDEQVMIAETVQAFFKDNATSERTRAAMKADGIDRELWASFCTELGLAGVGLPEDFGGAGLGMVEFAIIAEAAGAQVAALPLLGLATAAQAIAAGGSEEQKAEWLPKLVSGEAIAAAQSIYGLSVSGNTLTGDVQFVPHGASADVFVLINADGAWIVRKDAPGVSVTTHTTMDQTRPLATVSLAGVAAEPLADAGAARDALHNGAWICLSAEALGGAQEALNRTVAYSLERVQFGRQIGSYQAYKHRLADMLVDIEQARSAVYWAACAVDEGSDEARLAVHSAKSFCADTYFMCAGNMIQLHGGIGFTWEHDAHLFFKRARSILSMYGNGDWHREQVAALIMGEAA from the coding sequence ATGGAGTTCGCCTTCACCGACGAACAGGTCATGATCGCAGAGACGGTCCAGGCCTTCTTCAAGGACAATGCCACCAGCGAACGTACCCGCGCCGCCATGAAGGCGGACGGGATCGATCGGGAACTGTGGGCATCGTTCTGCACCGAACTCGGCCTTGCCGGTGTCGGCCTGCCGGAAGACTTCGGTGGGGCCGGGCTTGGCATGGTTGAATTTGCCATCATCGCCGAAGCGGCGGGCGCGCAGGTCGCTGCCCTGCCGCTGCTTGGCCTTGCCACCGCCGCGCAAGCGATCGCTGCTGGCGGGAGCGAGGAACAGAAGGCGGAATGGCTGCCCAAGCTGGTCAGCGGTGAAGCCATCGCCGCTGCGCAGAGTATCTATGGCCTGAGCGTTTCGGGCAACACGTTGACCGGGGATGTGCAGTTCGTGCCACACGGCGCGTCGGCTGACGTCTTTGTGCTGATCAATGCCGATGGGGCGTGGATCGTGCGCAAGGATGCACCGGGCGTTTCGGTCACCACGCATACCACGATGGACCAGACGCGTCCGCTTGCCACGGTTTCGCTCGCAGGTGTGGCGGCAGAGCCTCTGGCCGATGCTGGCGCCGCGCGCGATGCCTTGCATAACGGGGCATGGATTTGTCTTTCGGCAGAAGCACTGGGCGGCGCGCAGGAAGCGTTGAACCGCACGGTCGCCTATTCGCTGGAACGCGTTCAGTTTGGCCGTCAGATCGGTTCGTATCAGGCGTACAAGCATCGTCTGGCGGATATGCTGGTCGATATCGAACAGGCCCGCTCCGCAGTCTATTGGGCGGCCTGTGCGGTGGACGAAGGTTCGGACGAGGCACGCCTTGCCGTGCATTCGGCCAAGAGTTTCTGCGCCGATACCTACTTCATGTGCGCCGGGAACATGATCCAGCTTCACGGCGGGATCGGGTTTACCTGGGAACATGACGCGCATCTGTTCTTCAAGCGCGCCCGCTCGATCCTGAGCATGTATGGCAATGGCGATTGGCACCGCGAACAGGTTGCCGCCCTGATTATGGGAGAGGCAGCATGA
- a CDS encoding spinster family MFS transporter has product MTEPDANPAAQPLTSRQANYALIVFLLAYVLSFVDRQILALMVDPIKADLGINDVQIGLLQGFAFAVLYAVMGLPFGMLADRVSRRKIIAAGVIFWSLATALCGLARSFATLFVARIGVGVGEAALSPAAHSFLSSAFPREKLGRTMAIYNLGVTGGTGIALIIGGAVVQLIASSGNVHLPVFGELRAWQTAFLVVAAPGLILALMVLATKEPPRPPANKDTGKHSVPLREVFRYIWTNKRTYLGIYLSAGMFGIFGYSLAGWYPTLLQRDFGLDAGQAGTLIGLAYAIMGSLGLICGGSLADRLTKKGYFDSNQRVVAWVGAAVVIPATLTPLMPNLTLFTLLLLPSIFLFYNFFGCSIAAVQLASPVTMRGTNSAIYLMINSFIGLSVGSVAAPLTNKYVFGDTNLAMALAVVTAIGCGSAGLFALWGLKPYGKLAEKQAAVMAQQ; this is encoded by the coding sequence ATGACAGAACCTGATGCAAACCCTGCGGCGCAGCCATTGACATCGCGCCAGGCCAATTATGCCTTGATCGTTTTCCTGCTCGCCTATGTGCTGTCCTTCGTCGACAGACAGATTCTGGCGCTGATGGTCGATCCGATCAAGGCGGACCTTGGCATCAACGATGTCCAGATCGGGCTGTTGCAAGGGTTTGCCTTTGCCGTTCTCTACGCTGTGATGGGCCTGCCGTTCGGCATGTTGGCGGATCGCGTCTCGCGCCGGAAAATCATTGCCGCCGGGGTGATTTTCTGGAGCCTGGCCACCGCCCTGTGCGGCCTTGCCCGCAGCTTTGCCACGCTGTTCGTTGCCCGCATCGGCGTTGGCGTGGGCGAAGCGGCCCTGTCACCTGCTGCCCATTCCTTCCTCAGCAGCGCCTTCCCGCGCGAAAAGCTGGGACGCACCATGGCGATCTACAATCTGGGAGTGACCGGGGGCACCGGGATCGCACTGATCATCGGTGGGGCGGTCGTCCAGCTTATCGCCAGCAGCGGCAATGTGCATTTGCCCGTGTTCGGTGAACTGCGCGCCTGGCAAACTGCGTTTCTGGTCGTTGCAGCGCCTGGACTGATCCTGGCGCTGATGGTCCTGGCGACAAAAGAACCGCCCCGCCCACCCGCCAACAAGGATACCGGCAAACACAGCGTGCCCTTGCGCGAGGTGTTCCGTTATATCTGGACCAACAAGCGGACCTATCTTGGCATCTACCTGTCCGCCGGGATGTTCGGGATTTTCGGCTATAGTCTGGCCGGATGGTATCCCACGCTGCTGCAGCGCGACTTCGGCCTCGACGCAGGTCAGGCCGGCACCCTTATCGGCCTCGCCTATGCGATTATGGGCAGCCTCGGGCTGATCTGTGGGGGTTCACTGGCCGACCGGCTCACCAAAAAGGGCTATTTCGATTCCAACCAGCGCGTGGTGGCGTGGGTCGGCGCGGCTGTGGTTATTCCCGCCACGCTCACCCCGCTGATGCCGAACTTGACCCTGTTCACGCTCCTGCTGCTGCCGTCGATCTTTCTGTTCTACAACTTCTTCGGCTGCTCCATCGCCGCCGTGCAGCTGGCCTCACCGGTGACCATGCGCGGCACCAATTCCGCGATCTATCTTATGATCAACAGTTTCATCGGGCTGTCAGTGGGGTCGGTTGCGGCGCCTTTGACGAACAAGTACGTGTTCGGCGATACCAACCTTGCCATGGCACTGGCGGTTGTCACCGCAATCGGGTGCGGTTCGGCGGGCCTGTTCGCGCTCTGGGGTCTGAAACCCTATGGCAAGCTGGCCGAAAAACAGGCGGCGGTGATGGCGCAGCAATGA
- a CDS encoding SDR family oxidoreductase codes for MSLIPVYPEPRDLLKGKTVVITAAAGTGIGFAAAKRAAEEGAKLLISDFHERRLGEAADRIADEVGVERPATFVCDVTNEDNVQGLRDASLAALGKVDVLINNAGLGGEVDVVDMTDDQWSRVLDVTLTSLFRMTRAFLPTMYAAKSGAMVNNASVLGWRAQKGQSHYAAAKAGVMAFTRCSAIEAAEYGVRINAVSPSLAMHPFLAKVTTQEALDKLVEREAFGRPAEVWEIANVMMFLASDLASYMTGEIVSVSSQRA; via the coding sequence ATGAGCCTGATTCCCGTTTATCCTGAACCCCGCGATCTGCTGAAGGGCAAGACTGTCGTCATCACCGCCGCTGCCGGCACGGGCATCGGTTTCGCCGCTGCCAAGCGCGCGGCCGAAGAAGGCGCGAAGCTGCTGATCAGCGATTTCCACGAACGCCGTCTGGGCGAAGCGGCCGACCGCATCGCCGATGAAGTGGGCGTGGAACGTCCGGCCACGTTCGTCTGTGATGTAACCAACGAAGACAACGTGCAGGGTCTGCGCGATGCCTCGCTGGCTGCGCTGGGCAAGGTTGACGTGCTGATCAACAACGCCGGTCTCGGCGGTGAAGTCGACGTGGTCGACATGACCGACGACCAATGGAGCCGCGTCCTTGATGTGACGCTGACCAGCCTGTTCCGCATGACCCGTGCCTTCCTGCCGACGATGTATGCGGCGAAATCGGGCGCCATGGTCAACAACGCGTCGGTGCTCGGCTGGCGTGCGCAGAAGGGGCAGTCGCACTATGCCGCAGCCAAGGCGGGCGTGATGGCCTTCACGCGCTGTTCGGCCATCGAAGCGGCGGAATATGGCGTGCGTATCAACGCCGTCTCGCCCTCGCTCGCGATGCACCCGTTCCTTGCCAAAGTGACGACGCAGGAAGCACTCGACAAGCTGGTGGAACGCGAAGCGTTCGGCCGTCCGGCGGAAGTGTGGGAAATCGCCAATGTCATGATGTTCCTCGCCAGCGATCTGGCATCGTACATGACCGGTGAAATCGTTTCGGTTTCCAGCCAGAGGGCCTGA
- a CDS encoding nuclear transport factor 2 family protein gives MTVLKTALVGMTCLAGAVFSGLPGYAADMGNRDTERAGGDAVSAPQRSRTMPDPAKMVAAVEEYIAAFDAASPDRVAALYAVDATVEDPIGTPKHVGRDAVRAFYAESMKTGAKLKLEGPVRVVEDYAVFPFSVNLHFEGTDKRIDVIDTFRFNDANEVIEMRAYWGPSNMHGF, from the coding sequence ATGACAGTCTTGAAAACGGCGCTGGTCGGCATGACGTGTCTGGCAGGCGCCGTTTTCAGCGGTCTGCCCGGCTATGCGGCAGACATGGGTAACAGAGACACAGAACGGGCAGGCGGCGATGCCGTGTCTGCCCCGCAACGGAGTAGGACAATGCCCGATCCAGCCAAGATGGTTGCAGCCGTCGAAGAATACATTGCGGCTTTCGATGCCGCCAGCCCCGATCGGGTGGCCGCGCTTTATGCCGTCGATGCCACTGTCGAAGATCCGATCGGCACCCCCAAACATGTCGGGCGCGACGCGGTTCGCGCCTTTTATGCGGAATCGATGAAGACGGGCGCCAAGCTCAAGCTGGAAGGTCCGGTCCGCGTGGTCGAAGACTATGCGGTGTTCCCCTTCTCGGTTAACCTCCATTTTGAAGGCACCGACAAGCGGATCGACGTGATCGACACGTTCCGTTTCAACGATGCCAATGAAGTTATCGAAATGCGGGCCTACTGGGGCCCGTCGAACATGCACGGCTTTTAA